In Salinarimonas sp., a genomic segment contains:
- a CDS encoding VWA domain-containing protein, producing MKTSATSIGACLACAAALALAPAGSARAQEPVAHETMLVLDASGSMWGRIGERSKIEIARETADAVLGGLPAQTSLGLVAYGHRREGDCGDIEILAAPRPGAGPDLAARIQSIVPRGKTPLTDAVRQAAEALGYTDAKATIVLVTDGIETCDADPCALGAALEAAGVDLTVHVVGFGLSDEEGRQVACLAEETGGAYLDARNADDLRLALAQTVAAPAAPPPAASLPEARLAFENPVPEGTRFEIAVEGPGGRFDHLHIARPDMRDGDYLRTVRLDPDGGPVRAIAPGEVGAYELRYYFREGAAIIARAPLDVVEARVGFDAPEEVAQGTQVRVGWKGPGAPRDDIQIARPGAAPADAVFSARVPPDRGPVTLDAPVEPGDYVLRYYSAEDGEILGETPIAVVPTPVVIAAPEAVSAGAAFTVAWQGPGAIRDLIRIARPGAPETEELGFGRLGGASGPIRMSAPVEPGDYELRYWSGASREVLAATTLVVMPALVSLAPPERVMGGARFAVAWQGPGAPRDEIHLVRPGADAGAYLAFGRIQPDGRAIALDAPLEPGDYELRYWSGEGRAVLATASLTVEPAQATLTPDAKVKAGEPFSVSWTGPGGPRDDLQIAHPGAADGESLAATRLPPDGRAVTLRAPAEPGAYELRYWSGANRGVVARVPLAVD from the coding sequence ATGAAGACGAGCGCGACATCGATCGGCGCCTGCCTCGCCTGCGCGGCGGCGCTCGCCCTCGCGCCGGCGGGCTCGGCCCGAGCCCAGGAGCCCGTCGCGCACGAGACCATGCTCGTCCTCGACGCCTCCGGGTCGATGTGGGGACGCATCGGCGAGCGCTCGAAGATCGAGATCGCGCGGGAGACGGCGGACGCGGTGCTCGGCGGGCTGCCGGCGCAGACCTCGCTCGGGCTCGTCGCCTACGGCCACCGCCGGGAGGGCGATTGCGGGGACATCGAGATACTCGCCGCGCCGCGCCCCGGCGCCGGGCCGGACCTCGCCGCGCGCATCCAAAGCATCGTCCCGCGCGGGAAGACGCCCCTCACCGACGCCGTGCGGCAGGCCGCCGAGGCGCTGGGCTATACCGACGCCAAAGCCACGATCGTCCTCGTCACCGACGGCATCGAGACCTGCGACGCCGATCCGTGCGCGCTCGGCGCGGCGCTGGAGGCGGCGGGCGTCGATCTCACCGTGCACGTCGTCGGCTTCGGGCTCTCCGACGAGGAGGGCCGGCAGGTCGCCTGCCTCGCGGAGGAGACCGGCGGGGCCTATCTCGACGCCCGCAACGCCGACGACCTGCGCCTCGCCCTCGCCCAGACCGTCGCCGCGCCCGCGGCGCCGCCGCCGGCCGCGTCCCTGCCGGAGGCGCGCCTCGCCTTCGAGAACCCGGTGCCGGAGGGCACGCGCTTCGAGATCGCGGTCGAAGGCCCCGGCGGGCGTTTCGACCATCTCCACATCGCCCGCCCGGACATGCGCGACGGCGATTATCTGCGCACCGTCCGGCTCGACCCGGACGGCGGGCCGGTCCGGGCGATCGCGCCCGGCGAGGTCGGCGCCTACGAGCTGCGCTACTATTTCCGCGAGGGCGCGGCGATCATCGCGCGCGCGCCGCTCGACGTGGTCGAGGCGCGGGTCGGCTTCGACGCGCCGGAGGAGGTCGCGCAGGGGACGCAGGTCCGCGTCGGGTGGAAGGGCCCCGGCGCGCCGCGGGACGACATCCAGATCGCCCGCCCCGGCGCCGCGCCGGCGGACGCCGTCTTCTCCGCCCGCGTGCCGCCCGATCGCGGGCCGGTGACGCTGGATGCGCCCGTCGAGCCGGGGGACTACGTCCTGCGCTACTATTCCGCCGAGGACGGCGAGATCCTGGGCGAGACGCCCATCGCCGTCGTGCCGACGCCGGTCGTGATCGCCGCGCCGGAGGCGGTCTCGGCCGGGGCGGCCTTCACCGTCGCCTGGCAGGGGCCGGGCGCGATCCGCGACCTGATCCGCATCGCGCGCCCCGGCGCGCCGGAGACCGAGGAGCTCGGCTTCGGCCGCCTCGGCGGCGCGAGCGGGCCGATCCGGATGAGCGCGCCCGTCGAGCCCGGCGACTACGAGCTGCGCTACTGGTCCGGCGCGAGCCGGGAGGTTCTGGCCGCGACGACGCTCGTTGTCATGCCCGCCCTCGTCTCGCTCGCGCCGCCCGAGCGCGTCATGGGCGGCGCGCGCTTCGCGGTGGCGTGGCAGGGTCCCGGCGCGCCGCGCGACGAGATCCATCTCGTGCGCCCCGGCGCCGACGCCGGCGCCTATCTCGCCTTCGGCCGCATCCAGCCCGACGGCCGCGCGATCGCCCTCGACGCGCCGCTGGAGCCGGGGGACTACGAGCTGCGCTACTGGTCGGGCGAGGGCCGGGCCGTGCTCGCGACGGCGTCGCTGACGGTCGAGCCCGCGCAGGCGACGCTGACGCCCGACGCCAAGGTCAAGGCCGGCGAGCCCTTCTCGGTCTCCTGGACCGGTCCCGGCGGCCCGCGCGACGACCTCCAGATCGCCCACCCCGGCGCGGCCGACGGCGAGAGCCTCGCCGCGACCCGCCTGCCGCCCGACGGCCGCGCCGTCACGCTGCGCGCCCCGGCGGAGCCCGGCGCCTACGAGCTGCGCTACTGGTCCGGCGCGAACCGCGGCGTCGTCGCGCGCGTCCCGCTCGCGGTCGACTGA
- a CDS encoding PRC-barrel domain-containing protein: MTPRAVLSTALALAFVGPPALAQQQSGAAATPTPMPRPDGMAEAATALRDAAENALLVRDLLGKEVADPSGGSVGTIANLAVIPGGRIVAAILETPDGTRVPVPFAAVKVAAKASTVSLTKPLSELQAGDAYGALEDAAAQLGL; the protein is encoded by the coding sequence ATGACCCCGCGCGCCGTCCTCTCCACCGCCCTCGCGCTCGCCTTCGTGGGCCCGCCCGCCCTCGCGCAGCAGCAATCCGGCGCGGCGGCGACCCCCACGCCGATGCCCCGCCCCGACGGCATGGCGGAGGCCGCGACGGCCCTGCGCGACGCGGCCGAGAACGCGCTCCTCGTGCGCGACCTCCTCGGCAAGGAGGTGGCGGATCCGAGCGGCGGGAGCGTCGGCACCATCGCGAATCTCGCGGTGATCCCCGGCGGGCGCATCGTCGCCGCGATCCTCGAGACGCCGGACGGGACCCGCGTGCCCGTGCCCTTCGCGGCGGTGAAGGTCGCGGCGAAGGCCTCGACCGTGTCGCTGACGAAGCCGCTCTCGGAGCTGCAGGCCGGAGACGCCTACGGCGCGCTGGAGGACGCGGCGGCGCAGCTGGGGCTGTGA
- the tuf gene encoding elongation factor Tu encodes MAKAKFERTKPHCNIGTIGHVDHGKTSLTAAITKVLAETGGATFTAYDAIDKAPEEKARGITISTAHVEYETTNRHYAHVDCPGHADYVKNMITGAAQMDGAILVVSAADGPMPQTREHILLARQVGVPALVVFMNKVDMVDDPELLELVELEIRELLSKYDFPGDDIPITKGSALMALEDKSPEIGKQAILALMATVDEYIPTPERPIDQPFLMPIEDVFSISGRGTVVTGRVERGIIKVGEEVEIVGIRDTVKTTVTGVEMFRKLLDQGQAGDNVGVLLRGTKREDVERGQVVCKPGSVKPHKKFKAEAYILTKEEGGRHTPFFNNYRPQFYFRTTDVTGMVKLPEGTEMVMPGDNVAMEVELIAPIAMEEKLRFAIREGGRTVGAGVVAAVLD; translated from the coding sequence ATGGCTAAGGCAAAATTCGAGCGTACGAAGCCGCACTGCAACATCGGGACGATCGGCCACGTCGATCACGGCAAGACGTCCCTGACGGCTGCGATCACGAAGGTGCTGGCTGAGACCGGCGGGGCGACGTTCACGGCCTACGACGCGATCGACAAGGCTCCCGAGGAGAAGGCGCGCGGGATCACGATCTCGACGGCGCACGTCGAGTACGAGACGACGAACCGTCACTACGCGCACGTCGACTGCCCCGGGCACGCGGACTACGTGAAGAACATGATCACGGGCGCGGCGCAGATGGACGGCGCGATCCTGGTCGTGTCGGCGGCCGACGGCCCGATGCCGCAGACGCGCGAGCACATCCTGCTGGCGCGCCAGGTCGGCGTGCCGGCTCTGGTCGTGTTCATGAACAAGGTCGACATGGTCGACGATCCGGAGCTGCTCGAGCTCGTCGAGCTCGAGATCCGCGAGCTCCTGTCGAAGTACGACTTCCCCGGCGACGACATCCCGATCACCAAGGGCTCTGCCCTGATGGCGCTCGAGGACAAGTCCCCCGAGATCGGCAAGCAGGCGATCCTCGCGCTGATGGCGACGGTGGACGAGTACATCCCGACGCCGGAGCGCCCGATCGACCAGCCGTTCCTGATGCCGATCGAGGACGTGTTCTCGATCTCGGGCCGCGGCACGGTGGTGACGGGCCGCGTCGAGCGCGGGATCATCAAGGTGGGCGAGGAAGTCGAGATCGTCGGCATCCGCGACACCGTCAAGACGACCGTCACGGGCGTCGAGATGTTCCGCAAGCTGCTCGATCAGGGCCAGGCGGGCGACAACGTCGGCGTCCTGCTGCGCGGCACCAAGCGCGAGGACGTGGAGCGCGGCCAGGTCGTGTGCAAGCCGGGTTCGGTGAAGCCGCACAAGAAGTTCAAGGCCGAGGCCTACATCCTCACCAAGGAGGAGGGCGGGCGCCACACGCCGTTCTTCAACAACTACCGTCCGCAGTTCTACTTCCGCACGACGGACGTGACCGGGATGGTGAAGCTGCCCGAGGGCACCGAGATGGTGATGCCGGGCGACAACGTCGCCATGGAGGTCGAGCTGATCGCGCCGATCGCCATGGAGGAGAAGCTGCGCTTCGCCATCCGCGAGGGCGGCCGCACCGTCGGCGCCGGCGTCGTCGCGGCGGTCCTGGACTGA
- a CDS encoding ABC transporter ATP-binding protein: protein MPHADPLVALSDLTLSYPSPEGEVAVLRGLDLTLSPGEALAVMGPSGSGKSSLIAVMGGLERPTGGRARVLGHALEEADERARTQLRRRAIGIVFQSYHLVPAMTALENAALPLVLAGAPDAEAAAAAMLERVGLGHRLTHRPSALSGGEQQRVAVARAFVASPRLVLADEPTGNLDRRTGTAVADLMLGLTRESGAGLVLVTHDEALARRCDRVIAIEDGRAVAPAREPA from the coding sequence ATGCCGCATGCCGATCCCCTCGTCGCCCTCTCCGACCTGACGCTCTCCTACCCCTCGCCGGAGGGCGAGGTCGCCGTCCTGCGCGGGCTCGACCTCACTCTCTCCCCCGGCGAGGCGCTCGCGGTGATGGGCCCGTCGGGCTCCGGCAAGTCCTCGCTGATCGCGGTGATGGGCGGGCTCGAGCGGCCCACCGGCGGGCGCGCCCGGGTGCTCGGCCACGCGCTGGAGGAGGCGGACGAGCGCGCCCGCACGCAGCTGCGCCGGCGCGCCATCGGCATCGTCTTCCAGTCCTACCACCTCGTCCCCGCCATGACGGCGCTCGAGAACGCGGCGCTCCCCCTCGTCCTCGCCGGCGCGCCAGACGCCGAGGCGGCGGCCGCCGCCATGCTGGAACGCGTCGGCCTCGGGCACCGCCTGACGCACCGGCCCTCCGCCCTCTCCGGCGGCGAGCAGCAGCGCGTCGCGGTGGCCCGCGCCTTCGTGGCGTCTCCGCGCCTCGTCCTCGCCGACGAGCCCACCGGCAATCTCGACCGGCGCACGGGGACCGCCGTCGCCGACCTGATGCTCGGCCTCACCCGCGAGAGCGGCGCGGGGCTCGTCCTCGTCACCCACGACGAGGCGCTCGCGCGCCGCTGCGACCGGGTGATCGCGATCGAGGACGGCCGGGCCGTGGCGCCCGCCCGAGAGCCGGCATGA
- a CDS encoding DUF190 domain-containing protein yields the protein MTDDQKPDDRKPDDAKTPRLETYAKKRLDIIVEAPIMNRLLDLLDRLAVTGYTVVPALAGRGREGSWRRAGLVSDAGQMVLVICVLDESRVPDVLEPVYKLLSRQIGVVTISDVSVIRREHF from the coding sequence ATGACAGACGACCAGAAGCCGGACGACCGGAAGCCGGACGACGCGAAGACCCCGCGCCTCGAGACCTACGCCAAGAAGCGCCTCGACATCATCGTCGAGGCCCCGATCATGAACCGGCTGCTCGACCTGCTCGATCGCCTGGCGGTGACGGGCTACACGGTCGTCCCGGCGCTCGCGGGCCGCGGGCGCGAGGGCTCCTGGCGCCGCGCCGGCCTCGTCTCCGACGCGGGGCAGATGGTGCTCGTCATCTGCGTCCTCGACGAGAGCCGCGTGCCCGACGTGCTGGAGCCGGTCTACAAGCTGCTCTCCCGCCAGATCGGCGTCGTGACGATCTCGGACGTCTCGGTGATCCGGCGGGAGCATTTCTGA
- a CDS encoding sodium-dependent bicarbonate transport family permease, with protein MLSLIVANLTSPIVLFFALGLAAALARSDLAVPEAVAKALALYLMMAIGFKGGASVAGHGVDARLIGAVIAGALLSFSIPWIAFQILSRTTRLPKIDAAAVAAHYGSISIVTFVAASESVRLSGLVAEGYLVAVAAVMEAPAILTALWLAQGARKAAGRDPESDEPPGALMREILLNGSIVLLAGAFVIGWITGDRGLEIVSPFLVAPFQGVLCLFLLDMGLVAGRGLRSGWRELRGPVLAFGLYMPLVGASLAALVSLPLGLSAGGTALLITLAASASYIAVPAAMRLALPEARPAIYLTLSLGVTFPFNLTLGIPLYIALAEALP; from the coding sequence GTGCTCTCGCTCATCGTCGCCAATCTCACCTCGCCCATCGTCCTGTTCTTCGCGCTCGGTCTCGCGGCCGCGCTGGCGCGCTCCGACCTCGCGGTGCCGGAAGCGGTGGCGAAGGCGCTGGCCCTCTATCTGATGATGGCGATCGGCTTCAAGGGCGGGGCGAGCGTCGCGGGCCACGGCGTCGACGCCCGCCTGATCGGGGCGGTGATCGCCGGCGCCCTCTTGAGCTTCTCGATCCCCTGGATCGCCTTCCAGATCCTCAGCCGCACCACCCGGCTGCCGAAGATCGACGCCGCCGCGGTCGCCGCGCATTACGGCTCGATCTCCATCGTCACCTTCGTCGCCGCCTCGGAATCGGTGCGGCTCTCCGGCCTCGTCGCCGAGGGCTATCTCGTGGCGGTGGCGGCCGTGATGGAGGCGCCGGCGATCCTCACCGCCTTGTGGCTCGCGCAGGGCGCGCGCAAGGCCGCGGGGCGCGATCCCGAGAGCGACGAGCCGCCGGGCGCGCTGATGCGCGAGATCCTGCTCAACGGCTCCATCGTGCTGCTCGCCGGCGCGTTCGTGATCGGCTGGATCACCGGGGATCGCGGGCTCGAGATCGTCTCGCCCTTCCTGGTCGCGCCCTTCCAGGGCGTGCTCTGCCTGTTCCTGCTCGACATGGGCCTCGTCGCCGGGCGCGGCCTGCGCTCCGGCTGGCGCGAGCTGCGCGGGCCGGTGCTCGCCTTCGGGCTCTACATGCCGCTGGTCGGGGCCTCCCTCGCCGCGCTCGTCTCGCTGCCGCTCGGCCTCTCCGCCGGCGGCACGGCGCTGCTGATCACGCTCGCGGCGTCCGCCTCCTACATCGCGGTGCCCGCGGCCATGCGTCTCGCGCTCCCCGAGGCGCGCCCGGCGATCTATCTCACCCTCTCGCTCGGGGTGACGTTTCCGTTCAACCTGACGCTCGGCATCCCGCTCTACATCGCGCTCGCGGAGGCGCTGCCATGA
- the secE gene encoding preprotein translocase subunit SecE, whose product MAKGKTTPFEFLQQVRQEGSKVTWPTRKETMVTTGMVFVMVLLAALFFLVVDQILRFGVGLVLGLGG is encoded by the coding sequence ATGGCCAAGGGCAAGACCACACCGTTCGAGTTCCTCCAGCAGGTGCGCCAGGAAGGGTCCAAGGTGACCTGGCCGACGCGCAAGGAGACGATGGTGACGACCGGCATGGTCTTCGTCATGGTGCTTCTCGCGGCGCTCTTCTTCCTCGTCGTCGACCAGATCCTGCGCTTCGGCGTCGGCCTGGTCCTCGGTCTCGGCGGCTGA
- a CDS encoding FtsX-like permease family protein, translating into MSASVPAGSPLAPLPRLLRAELRAGIAGLRLFVACIALAAFVLGAVWMTASALTRALEANGAILLGGDVAVSVVNAPLDAALVARLAALGPMSGVAELRTTAQADAVRAPVEVKAVDDVYPLAGSVAIAGAASLHDALASRDGTPGAVLEPAALARLGVSPGDTIMLGGADFAVRGVLVREPDRLSAGRFLVGPRVLVGMEPAREAGLIGAQTLVDWRYRLVAPDGVSPEALAERVRALAPERGWELETPADAGDRIREVAARLATFLGLAAFVSLAIGLAGAFAGARAWIGRRTRTIALYRLSGAEPALVLALHAAIVALAAAIGIALGLALGAGVAATLMDLLAERLHLGWRGRDLLPAAALATLTLAIGLVGACAPSLAAAARTPPGAAMRSADAPPVPARRDALIGLVALALALLLAILATPRAELAAGAAIGLAFAAATIGAAGFGLARLARRLRPRSFVARIALGALAEPGAAATRAVALGIGIAGITAVIATQASLATALRGELPERIPDLVLLDVQPGQIEAVRGRIGSDPALGGVQASPFMRATITAVNGVPAEEALVRADKAWVIEGDRSFAWAAEPTGAELLAGAWWPADYEGPPLLSPEEDVQQAFDLVPGDRVTYSVLGRSFTSDVANIRKEYHRTFRPEFLLVASPEPFRNAPHSWIVSLEGETDAAVDGLVSDLARDAPGITAIDVRRIVEELARIVEGATLASLAVAGVLLVAGALTLAAIVAAEVDSRRRQAVAFTLIGASRGEIALARLGEAACVGLIAAVVGGGAGLSIAGWIVLDALRVDWAPGVGALLLPLALGTLAALAAGAAGGLGAAPRGRGQLVRLLAQ; encoded by the coding sequence ATGAGCGCGTCCGTCCCGGCCGGATCGCCTCTCGCGCCGCTGCCCCGGCTGCTGCGGGCGGAGCTGCGCGCGGGCATCGCCGGCCTGAGGCTGTTCGTCGCCTGCATCGCGCTCGCCGCCTTCGTGCTGGGCGCCGTGTGGATGACGGCCTCGGCCCTCACCCGGGCGCTCGAGGCGAACGGCGCGATCCTGCTCGGCGGCGATGTCGCCGTGAGCGTCGTCAACGCGCCGCTCGACGCGGCGCTCGTCGCCCGGCTCGCGGCTCTGGGCCCGATGTCCGGCGTGGCCGAGCTGCGCACGACCGCGCAGGCCGACGCGGTCCGCGCGCCCGTCGAGGTGAAGGCCGTCGACGACGTCTACCCGCTCGCCGGATCGGTCGCGATCGCGGGCGCGGCGTCCCTCCACGACGCGCTCGCATCGCGCGACGGCACGCCCGGCGCGGTGCTGGAGCCCGCGGCGCTCGCCCGGCTCGGCGTTTCGCCGGGCGACACGATCATGCTGGGCGGCGCGGACTTCGCCGTGCGCGGCGTGCTCGTGCGCGAGCCGGACCGGCTCTCGGCCGGGCGGTTCCTGGTCGGGCCGCGGGTGCTCGTCGGGATGGAGCCCGCCCGCGAGGCCGGGCTCATCGGCGCGCAGACGCTGGTCGACTGGCGCTACCGCCTCGTCGCGCCCGACGGCGTCTCACCGGAGGCGCTGGCGGAGCGGGTCCGCGCCCTCGCTCCCGAGCGCGGCTGGGAGCTCGAGACGCCCGCCGACGCCGGCGATCGCATCCGCGAGGTCGCGGCGCGGCTCGCGACCTTCCTCGGTCTCGCCGCCTTCGTCTCCCTCGCCATCGGCCTCGCCGGCGCCTTCGCCGGCGCGCGGGCCTGGATCGGCCGGCGCACGCGCACCATCGCGCTCTATCGTCTCTCCGGGGCCGAGCCGGCGCTCGTGCTCGCGCTGCATGCGGCGATCGTCGCCCTCGCCGCCGCGATCGGCATCGCGCTCGGCCTCGCGCTGGGCGCGGGCGTCGCGGCGACGCTGATGGATCTGCTCGCCGAGCGGCTGCATCTCGGCTGGCGCGGGCGCGACCTCCTCCCCGCCGCCGCGCTCGCGACGCTCACCCTCGCCATCGGCCTCGTCGGCGCCTGCGCGCCGAGCCTCGCCGCCGCGGCCCGCACGCCGCCGGGCGCGGCCATGCGCAGCGCCGACGCGCCGCCCGTGCCGGCCCGGCGGGACGCCCTGATCGGGCTCGTCGCGCTCGCCCTCGCCCTCCTCCTCGCCATCCTGGCGACGCCACGCGCCGAGCTCGCGGCCGGCGCCGCGATCGGCCTCGCGTTCGCGGCGGCGACGATCGGCGCGGCCGGCTTCGGCCTCGCGCGTCTGGCGCGCCGCCTGAGGCCGCGGAGCTTCGTCGCGCGCATCGCGCTCGGCGCCCTCGCCGAGCCCGGCGCGGCGGCGACCCGCGCGGTGGCGCTCGGCATCGGCATCGCCGGCATCACCGCCGTGATCGCGACGCAGGCCTCGCTCGCCACGGCTTTGCGCGGGGAGCTGCCCGAGCGCATCCCCGATCTCGTCCTCCTCGACGTGCAGCCCGGCCAGATCGAGGCCGTACGCGGGCGCATCGGTTCCGATCCGGCGCTCGGCGGCGTGCAGGCCTCGCCCTTCATGCGCGCCACCATCACCGCCGTGAACGGCGTGCCCGCCGAGGAGGCGCTGGTGCGGGCCGACAAGGCCTGGGTGATCGAGGGCGACCGCTCCTTCGCCTGGGCGGCGGAGCCGACGGGCGCGGAGCTGCTCGCGGGGGCGTGGTGGCCGGCCGACTACGAGGGCCCGCCCCTCCTCTCCCCCGAGGAGGACGTGCAGCAGGCTTTCGACCTCGTGCCCGGGGACCGCGTCACCTACAGCGTGCTCGGCCGCTCCTTCACGTCGGACGTGGCCAACATCCGCAAGGAATACCACCGCACCTTCCGGCCCGAATTCCTGCTCGTCGCCTCGCCGGAGCCGTTCCGGAACGCGCCGCATTCCTGGATCGTCTCGCTCGAGGGCGAGACGGACGCCGCGGTCGACGGGCTGGTCTCCGACCTCGCCCGCGACGCGCCGGGGATCACCGCCATCGACGTGCGCCGGATCGTCGAGGAGCTCGCCCGCATCGTGGAGGGCGCCACCCTCGCCTCGCTGGCGGTCGCGGGGGTGCTTCTCGTCGCGGGGGCGCTCACCCTCGCCGCCATCGTGGCCGCCGAGGTCGATTCGCGCCGCCGCCAGGCCGTCGCCTTCACGCTCATCGGCGCGAGCCGCGGCGAGATCGCGCTCGCGCGCCTGGGCGAGGCGGCCTGCGTCGGGCTGATCGCCGCCGTCGTGGGCGGCGGCGCGGGACTGTCCATCGCCGGCTGGATCGTGCTCGACGCTTTGCGCGTCGACTGGGCGCCGGGCGTCGGCGCGCTCCTCCTGCCGCTGGCGCTGGGCACGCTCGCAGCGCTCGCCGCCGGCGCCGCCGGCGGGCTCGGGGCGGCCCCGCGCGGGCGCGGGCAGCTGGTGCGGCTCCTGGCGCAGTGA
- a CDS encoding M1 family aminopeptidase, with translation MRFLQGVAAFLAVSVAGLVATQPAHAAAEHAVTLRLDPETGALALSDVVTGADAALVLDGADWLETLAAQAGDAAIAPEDGRLVVPAARAAADPVTITAEGVLPPVDGALAAAGASPEGAFLLDPSGWLPRSADGGDAYTLTVETPAPWRAVATGALVSEEEAGDVRRATFRFAPHDEPPVVLAGPWIVDERDVAGLRLRTYFPEAARDYAPAYLDAAQVFLARFAEEIGPYPYDGFAIVAAPIPVGLGFPNLTYVAQSILAHPYMRGRSLAHEILHSWWGNAVGLEAGAGNWAEGLTTYQADYALAADESPEAAKALRREWLADLAALPADARTPIVDFRSSGHDGQAVGYGKLALVFRMLEQELGEADFRSGLRTLYERHRFGRAGWPEVRAAFEAAADRDLGWFFGQWLERAGEPRVILADAAPLADGTGVSLTLAQDAPAYRLSVPVRIETAAGPVETIVRLDAETRTFRLETPAAPDAVHVDPDFGVVRALLDGETAPALRDVLRADDLTLVAPSPALPFAEAQALVRRLVGADAALDAASAPPDAPAIVVGLTADVARLAAEGAPARAGEARAWIAREGPPRLHLSADTPDALADLVGRLRFYAKESLVVVADGEAVRRETWETGASPLTRRF, from the coding sequence ATGCGGTTTCTCCAAGGTGTGGCGGCTTTTCTGGCGGTCTCGGTCGCGGGGCTCGTTGCGACGCAACCCGCGCACGCGGCGGCGGAGCACGCGGTCACGCTGCGGCTCGATCCCGAGACCGGCGCCCTCGCCCTGAGCGACGTTGTCACCGGCGCGGACGCTGCGCTCGTGCTGGACGGAGCGGACTGGCTCGAGACCCTCGCCGCGCAGGCGGGCGACGCGGCGATCGCCCCCGAGGACGGGCGGCTCGTCGTCCCCGCCGCGCGCGCAGCCGCGGACCCGGTGACGATCACCGCCGAGGGCGTGCTGCCGCCGGTCGACGGCGCCCTCGCCGCCGCCGGGGCGAGCCCCGAGGGCGCCTTCCTGCTCGACCCCTCCGGCTGGCTGCCGCGCTCGGCGGACGGCGGGGACGCGTACACCCTCACCGTCGAGACGCCCGCGCCCTGGCGCGCCGTCGCCACCGGCGCGCTCGTCTCCGAGGAGGAGGCCGGCGACGTCCGCCGCGCCACCTTCCGCTTCGCGCCGCACGACGAGCCCCCGGTCGTCCTCGCCGGCCCCTGGATCGTCGACGAGCGCGACGTCGCGGGCCTTCGGCTGCGCACCTACTTCCCCGAGGCGGCGCGGGACTACGCGCCGGCCTATCTCGACGCGGCGCAGGTCTTTCTCGCCCGCTTCGCCGAGGAGATCGGGCCCTACCCGTACGACGGCTTCGCAATCGTCGCTGCCCCGATCCCCGTCGGGCTGGGCTTCCCGAACCTCACCTACGTGGCGCAGAGCATCCTCGCCCATCCCTACATGCGCGGGCGCTCGCTGGCGCATGAGATCCTGCATTCCTGGTGGGGCAACGCCGTCGGCCTCGAGGCCGGCGCCGGCAACTGGGCCGAGGGGCTGACCACCTACCAGGCGGACTACGCCCTCGCCGCCGACGAGAGCCCGGAGGCGGCGAAGGCGCTGCGGCGCGAATGGCTCGCCGACCTCGCCGCCCTCCCGGCGGACGCGCGCACGCCCATCGTCGATTTCCGCTCCAGCGGGCACGACGGCCAGGCGGTCGGCTACGGCAAGCTCGCCCTCGTCTTCCGGATGCTGGAGCAGGAGCTCGGCGAGGCGGACTTCCGGAGCGGGCTGCGGACGCTCTACGAGCGGCATCGCTTCGGCCGCGCCGGCTGGCCGGAGGTGCGCGCCGCTTTCGAAGCGGCGGCGGATCGCGATCTCGGCTGGTTCTTCGGGCAATGGCTGGAGCGCGCCGGCGAGCCGCGCGTGATCCTCGCCGACGCCGCGCCGCTGGCGGACGGGACGGGCGTCTCCCTCACCCTCGCCCAGGACGCGCCGGCCTACCGGCTCTCGGTGCCGGTGCGGATCGAGACCGCGGCGGGGCCGGTGGAGACGATCGTGCGCCTCGACGCCGAGACGCGGACCTTCCGCCTGGAGACGCCCGCCGCGCCGGACGCCGTCCACGTCGACCCGGATTTCGGCGTCGTGCGCGCGCTGCTCGACGGCGAGACCGCGCCGGCCTTGCGGGATGTCCTGCGGGCGGACGATCTCACGCTCGTCGCGCCCTCCCCGGCCCTGCCCTTCGCGGAGGCGCAGGCGCTCGTGCGCCGCCTCGTCGGCGCGGACGCCGCGCTCGACGCCGCCTCCGCCCCGCCGGACGCGCCGGCGATCGTCGTCGGCCTCACCGCGGACGTCGCCCGCCTCGCGGCGGAGGGCGCGCCCGCCCGCGCGGGCGAGGCGCGCGCCTGGATCGCGCGGGAGGGCCCGCCCCGTCTCCATCTCTCGGCCGACACGCCGGACGCCCTCGCCGACCTCGTCGGCCGCCTGCGCTTCTACGCCAAGGAGAGCCTCGTCGTCGTCGCCGACGGCGAGGCCGTGCGGCGCGAGACGTGGGAGACCGGCGCGAGCCCGCTGACCCGGCGGTTCTAG